Proteins from a genomic interval of Cognatishimia sp. WU-CL00825:
- a CDS encoding EthD family reductase → MTVSLQVLYSTQDNTTFDRDYYTATHLPLVNKHMGEHIESVSIVKGLAGGPDVPAGFHTIATMTFKDQDALNAALGAAPPVLADIGNFYNGQPQMLIGEVQA, encoded by the coding sequence ATGACAGTTTCACTGCAAGTTCTATATTCCACCCAAGACAACACCACATTTGATCGCGACTATTACACTGCGACACATCTGCCCCTCGTGAACAAACACATGGGCGAACATATCGAAAGCGTTTCAATCGTAAAAGGTTTGGCCGGTGGGCCGGATGTGCCTGCTGGATTTCATACAATTGCGACCATGACTTTCAAAGACCAAGATGCCTTAAACGCCGCACTGGGCGCTGCCCCGCCTGTCTTGGCGGACATTGGAAATTTCTACAATGGCCAGCCACAAATGCTTATCGGTGAAGTTCAAGCTTAA
- a CDS encoding DsbE family thiol:disulfide interchange protein: MARISPLMLAPPAIFVGLASLFYFGMNRDNPNELPSALVGQAAPEVKIEALDYIEEFSDLDLRDGQIKLVNFWASWCGPCRSEHPTLMQLKDEGMTVLGVNYKDNIQNGEDFLAELGNPFAKGGADPNGKMALNWGVYGVPETYLVDGDGTILLRIAGPLVQRELENRVAPAIAAAKAK, encoded by the coding sequence ATGGCTAGAATCTCGCCTCTGATGCTGGCACCCCCTGCAATTTTCGTGGGTCTGGCCTCGCTGTTTTACTTTGGTATGAACCGCGACAATCCAAACGAATTGCCCAGTGCATTGGTGGGGCAGGCTGCCCCCGAAGTCAAAATTGAAGCGCTTGATTATATTGAGGAATTTTCCGACCTTGACCTGCGCGATGGGCAGATCAAATTGGTGAATTTTTGGGCCTCTTGGTGCGGTCCTTGTCGGTCTGAACATCCAACGTTGATGCAGCTAAAAGACGAAGGCATGACCGTGCTTGGGGTCAACTATAAAGACAATATCCAAAACGGTGAAGATTTTCTGGCAGAGCTTGGCAACCCCTTTGCCAAAGGCGGCGCAGACCCGAACGGAAAAATGGCTTTGAATTGGGGCGTTTACGGCGTTCCAGAAACCTATTTGGTTGATGGCGACGGCACAATTTTGCTGCGCATTGCCGGCCCCTTGGTCCAGCGCGAGCTTGAGAACCGAGTCGCCCCTGCCATCGCTGCGGCAAAAGCCAAATAG
- the ccmD gene encoding heme exporter protein CcmD, with protein MMPDLGKYSDTVLSAYGLSIVLLVGLVVLSLRASRRSLRELTSLEKKDG; from the coding sequence ATGATGCCTGATCTTGGAAAATACAGCGACACGGTGCTGTCGGCCTATGGGCTAAGCATCGTTCTGCTGGTTGGTCTTGTGGTACTTAGTTTGCGGGCGTCGCGTAGGTCCTTAAGAGAGTTAACAAGTCTGGAAAAGAAAGATGGCTAG
- a CDS encoding heme ABC transporter permease has translation MASIWEYANPVKFMRLTNRVLPWVSGLAAVALAVGLIWGFFFTPDDFRQGSTVKIIYIHVPAALMAINAWFMMLATSLVWLIRRHHVSALAAKAAAPVGAVMTLIALITGAIWGQPMWGTWWAWDPRLTSFLILFLFYLGYIALWEAIENSDTAADLTAVLCLVGSVFAILSRYAVNFWNQGLHQGASLSLDKKENVADVFYIPLLFCIAGFVLFFISLVLLRTRTEIRLRRAKALMARERLA, from the coding sequence ATGGCGTCGATTTGGGAATATGCGAACCCGGTGAAATTTATGCGGTTGACCAACCGCGTTCTACCTTGGGTTTCTGGGCTGGCCGCGGTGGCTTTGGCTGTTGGGCTGATCTGGGGTTTCTTCTTTACCCCTGATGATTTCCGGCAGGGATCAACCGTTAAGATTATCTATATTCATGTGCCGGCGGCTTTGATGGCTATTAATGCTTGGTTCATGATGCTGGCGACCTCTTTGGTTTGGTTAATTCGGCGGCATCATGTCAGTGCGCTTGCGGCCAAGGCAGCGGCTCCGGTTGGGGCGGTTATGACGCTTATCGCCTTGATAACAGGGGCGATTTGGGGCCAACCCATGTGGGGAACTTGGTGGGCCTGGGATCCGCGCCTGACGTCTTTTCTGATTTTATTTTTATTTTATCTTGGTTACATAGCCCTTTGGGAAGCCATTGAGAATTCTGACACCGCGGCGGATCTGACAGCAGTGCTGTGTTTGGTGGGGTCAGTCTTTGCCATTCTCAGCCGGTATGCGGTGAATTTCTGGAACCAAGGGTTACACCAAGGAGCGTCTTTGAGCCTGGACAAAAAGGAGAATGTCGCCGATGTTTTCTATATACCTTTGCTGTTCTGTATCGCCGGATTTGTTTTGTTTTTCATAAGTTTAGTCCTGTTGCGCACCCGCACCGAAATCCGATTGCGGCGCGCCAAGGCACTGATGGCACGGGAGCGGTTGGCATGA
- the ccmB gene encoding heme exporter protein CcmB, with the protein MIALLLRDLKLAMRAGGGFGLGLAFFLIVTVLVPFGVGPESALLSRIAPGILWMGALLACLLSLDRIFALDWEDGSLDLLATSPLPLEAVATSKAVAHWLTTGLPLTLVSPVLGLLLNLPTSGYLWLVVSLGLGTPALSVIGTFGAALTVGLKRGGLLLSLLVLPLYVPTLIFGAEVARRGVEGLTLSAPLLLLAGISLAAVAVLPFVSALVLRVNLR; encoded by the coding sequence ATGATTGCGCTTTTGCTGCGGGACCTAAAGCTGGCGATGCGGGCCGGGGGTGGTTTTGGCCTGGGCCTTGCCTTTTTCCTGATCGTTACGGTGCTTGTGCCCTTTGGGGTCGGACCAGAAAGCGCATTATTGTCGCGGATCGCACCAGGAATTTTGTGGATGGGGGCATTGCTGGCCTGTTTGCTGTCGCTTGATCGAATATTTGCCTTAGATTGGGAAGATGGCTCTTTGGATTTGCTGGCAACCTCGCCGTTACCGCTCGAGGCCGTTGCAACCTCAAAAGCTGTTGCCCATTGGTTGACCACGGGGCTGCCGCTGACTTTGGTATCACCTGTCTTAGGCTTGCTGCTGAACCTGCCGACATCTGGGTATTTGTGGTTGGTGGTCTCGCTTGGATTGGGCACACCAGCTTTGTCAGTTATTGGCACCTTTGGAGCGGCTTTAACGGTTGGACTTAAGCGAGGTGGATTGCTGCTTTCTCTTTTAGTTCTACCACTTTACGTTCCGACGTTGATCTTTGGTGCAGAGGTTGCACGGCGTGGTGTCGAAGGGCTGACACTGTCTGCGCCCCTATTGCTGCTTGCGGGGATTTCCCTTGCGGCCGTCGCGGTTCTGCCCTTTGTAAGCGCCTTGGTGCTGCGGGTGAATTTGCGATAA
- the ccmA gene encoding heme ABC exporter ATP-binding protein CcmA yields the protein MLQVKNLTVSRGGVPILERVSFELASGCALVLRGPNGSGKTTLLRTIAGLQTSQTGEVITAEDSLAYAGHADGLKANLTVRENLQFWADIFGATDIQPALEQFDIVALSERPAHALSAGQKRRLGLARLILTGRSVWILDEPTVSLDAASTAMFAQAVQTHLGAGGSAILATHIDLGFDAEVLDVSVFKADVNAAHSAFDEGFL from the coding sequence ATGTTGCAAGTCAAAAATCTGACCGTGTCGCGCGGTGGTGTCCCGATACTCGAAAGGGTCAGCTTTGAGCTTGCTTCCGGTTGCGCTTTAGTACTGCGCGGTCCAAATGGCTCTGGAAAAACCACATTATTGCGCACGATTGCTGGTTTGCAGACCTCCCAAACGGGGGAGGTTATAACCGCAGAGGACAGCCTGGCCTATGCTGGGCATGCCGACGGCCTGAAAGCCAATTTGACCGTGCGCGAAAACCTACAGTTTTGGGCCGATATTTTTGGCGCGACAGACATTCAGCCAGCGTTGGAACAATTTGATATTGTTGCCCTTTCAGAGCGTCCGGCCCATGCGTTGTCTGCTGGACAAAAACGCCGGCTTGGCCTTGCGCGGTTGATATTGACCGGGCGCAGCGTGTGGATTTTAGATGAGCCGACTGTGTCGCTTGATGCGGCTTCGACTGCGATGTTTGCACAGGCGGTCCAAACCCATCTTGGGGCCGGTGGTTCGGCGATTTTGGCAACCCATATTGATCTGGGGTTTGACGCAGAAGTGTTGGATGTGAGTGTATTCAAAGCAGATGTGAATGCGGCCCACAGCGCTTTTGACGAGGGCTTTTTATGA
- a CDS encoding Mth938-like domain-containing protein, producing the protein MKLDEIQYTEALPIESYGEDFFRIGGEKIAAPAVIHADGATRWGGLGDTATIVAMAEQIDFILLGTGADLQYAPTEFRKTIEAAGIGVEVMKTESACRTYNVLVSEGRRVAAVLLPVVSDKD; encoded by the coding sequence GTGAAGCTTGACGAAATTCAATACACCGAGGCGTTGCCAATCGAGAGTTATGGTGAGGATTTCTTTCGCATAGGCGGAGAAAAAATTGCTGCGCCCGCTGTCATTCATGCAGATGGGGCAACGCGGTGGGGTGGTCTTGGCGATACGGCGACCATCGTGGCGATGGCAGAACAGATCGACTTTATTTTGTTGGGGACAGGTGCAGATCTGCAATATGCCCCAACCGAATTTCGCAAGACAATTGAAGCGGCAGGCATCGGAGTGGAAGTGATGAAAACCGAGTCTGCCTGTCGCACCTATAATGTCTTGGTTTCAGAGGGGCGACGCGTTGCCGCCGTCTTGTTGCCCGTCGTTTCAGACAAAGATTGA
- a CDS encoding TSUP family transporter, whose translation MPDFLSTAWATPGLIWLVMTIAVAGIVRGFAGFGTALIFVPIANIFLSATDVVAVTMLTGLGSMAALLPRALKTAEIKDVSLMGAAAILTVPFGLWLLYMLDQVTIRWAATIIATVMLTALVFGWRYKGLIDATRMLGIGATAGVFGGMTGLTGPVVILFYLASGARAAIVRANTILFLAMLDVVIILNMLVSGLLTLRVLGIAIVLTVPYFLSSKVGQSMFSPDYEKIYRAVAYGVIALAVLTGLPIWSEGH comes from the coding sequence ATGCCTGATTTTCTGTCAACAGCCTGGGCGACACCTGGGCTGATTTGGTTGGTTATGACCATAGCAGTCGCGGGCATTGTCCGCGGCTTTGCTGGTTTTGGCACCGCACTGATTTTCGTACCAATCGCCAATATTTTCTTATCCGCAACCGATGTCGTTGCTGTGACGATGTTGACCGGACTTGGCAGCATGGCTGCTTTGTTGCCACGGGCCCTGAAAACGGCAGAGATCAAAGATGTTTCATTGATGGGGGCGGCAGCCATTCTGACCGTGCCATTTGGTCTTTGGCTGTTGTACATGCTCGATCAGGTGACGATCCGTTGGGCCGCCACAATCATCGCTACCGTGATGCTGACAGCATTGGTGTTTGGCTGGCGCTATAAAGGCCTGATTGATGCCACACGCATGCTGGGCATTGGGGCCACTGCCGGGGTGTTTGGTGGCATGACGGGCTTAACAGGCCCGGTTGTTATCCTGTTTTATTTGGCCAGCGGCGCACGGGCAGCCATTGTGCGCGCCAATACAATTTTGTTTCTTGCGATGCTGGATGTTGTGATCATTTTAAACATGCTGGTTTCCGGCCTGCTAACCCTGCGGGTGCTTGGCATTGCCATTGTGTTGACGGTGCCGTATTTCCTGTCTTCAAAGGTGGGGCAGTCGATGTTTTCGCCGGACTACGAAAAAATTTATCGCGCCGTCGCCTATGGTGTTATTGCCTTGGCTGTTTTGACGGGACTGCCGATCTGGAGTGAGGGGCATTGA
- the secF gene encoding protein translocase subunit SecF, whose amino-acid sequence MRLRLVPKDTKWDFFGKSTLTLGFSGLLVVLSVIFFFVQGLNFGIDFRGGTTIRTESAQVVDVAAYRQAIVPLNLGDVSITEVFDPTFEEDQNVTMIRIQAQDGQEAVTADIVRDVQAALLAVAPDITFVSVESVGPKVSGELIQTAVIAVLLAIAAVLIYIWLRFEWQFAAGAVAALVHDVVLTIGVFSIVQIRFDLAIIAALLTIVGYSLNDTVVVFDRVRENLRKFKKISLKDILNTSINETLSRTVMTSVTTLLALISLFVLGGDVIRGFVFAMIWGVIVGTYSSVFIASAVLLKLGVKRDWSKPDANAGNQFSGIDA is encoded by the coding sequence ATGCGTCTGAGACTTGTTCCTAAAGATACCAAATGGGATTTCTTTGGAAAATCCACGCTAACGCTCGGATTTTCGGGCCTTTTGGTGGTGCTTTCAGTTATCTTTTTCTTTGTGCAAGGGTTGAACTTTGGCATTGATTTTCGCGGTGGAACAACCATCCGGACAGAAAGCGCCCAGGTGGTCGATGTGGCCGCATATCGCCAGGCCATAGTGCCGTTAAATCTGGGTGATGTTTCAATCACTGAAGTTTTTGATCCAACGTTTGAAGAAGATCAAAACGTGACAATGATCCGCATTCAGGCCCAGGATGGTCAGGAAGCGGTGACCGCAGATATCGTACGTGACGTGCAGGCGGCATTGTTGGCGGTTGCACCAGATATCACCTTTGTGTCGGTTGAATCTGTTGGTCCAAAAGTCTCTGGGGAGTTGATCCAAACCGCGGTCATCGCGGTGCTTTTGGCGATTGCAGCGGTTTTGATCTATATTTGGCTGCGGTTTGAGTGGCAATTTGCGGCCGGTGCCGTCGCGGCTCTTGTGCATGACGTGGTTCTAACCATCGGCGTGTTTTCAATTGTTCAAATCCGGTTTGATTTGGCAATCATCGCGGCGCTTTTGACCATCGTTGGCTATTCATTGAACGATACGGTCGTTGTCTTTGACCGCGTGCGAGAAAACTTGCGCAAGTTCAAAAAGATCAGCCTAAAAGATATCCTGAACACCTCGATCAATGAAACCCTAAGCCGGACTGTTATGACCTCGGTCACCACTTTGCTCGCTTTGATTTCGCTGTTTGTATTGGGCGGAGATGTCATTCGTGGGTTTGTCTTTGCGATGATTTGGGGAGTGATTGTCGGGACCTATTCTTCGGTATTCATTGCCTCGGCGGTTTTGCTGAAACTGGGTGTGAAACGCGATTGGTCCAAACCGGATGCAAACGCGGGAAACCAATTCTCTGGCATTGATGCCTGA
- the secD gene encoding protein translocase subunit SecD, producing MLQIDLWKRVLIWSVCALGLLLALPNGFYTRVETHNDATASLDAGFSGNGLEEQAGMWPNWMPSSLVNLGLDLRGGAHLLAEVKVEEVYETRMKGLWPEVRNLLRDQRATVGTVRLQPSAPDALRVKLSKPEAIQEAANLVRGLAQPVVSLTAAGATDIVVSVDDDSLLITLSEAERLATDQRTVQQALEIIRRRIDEVGTREPTIQRQGADRILIQVPGIGSAAELKDIIGTTALLSFNPVVGRAGDANAAAGAGNEVLPAVEEGGGFYVIESAFVVSGEELTDAQPSFDQNGRPAVSFRFNPSGARKFGDYTAENIGSPFAIVLDGEVISAPVIQSHIPGGSGIITGSFSVEESTNLAVLLRAGALPAGLEFLEERTIGPELGQDSIEAGRIACIVAFAAVLVFMFLSYGTFGLFANIALIINVGLIFGLLSLVGATLTLPGIAGIVLTIGMAVDANVLVFERIREEVKNGKGAARSIDLGYEKALSAIIDANITTFLTAVILFAMGSGPVRGFAITLGLGILTSVFTAIYVTRLIIVIWFERRRPKKIEV from the coding sequence ATGCTGCAAATCGACCTTTGGAAACGGGTCCTGATCTGGAGCGTGTGTGCGCTGGGTCTTCTTCTCGCGCTTCCAAACGGGTTTTACACCCGCGTAGAGACCCACAACGATGCAACCGCTTCGTTGGACGCCGGTTTTTCTGGCAATGGACTGGAAGAGCAGGCGGGCATGTGGCCTAATTGGATGCCATCATCGCTTGTAAATCTGGGTTTGGATTTGCGGGGCGGTGCGCATCTGCTGGCCGAAGTCAAAGTCGAAGAAGTGTATGAAACACGCATGAAAGGCCTGTGGCCCGAAGTGCGTAACCTGTTGCGCGATCAACGCGCAACCGTTGGCACAGTGCGCCTTCAACCGTCTGCACCTGACGCGTTGCGGGTTAAGCTTTCCAAGCCTGAAGCTATCCAAGAGGCCGCAAATCTTGTGCGCGGACTGGCGCAGCCGGTTGTCTCTTTGACCGCAGCTGGGGCCACTGACATAGTGGTGTCTGTAGACGATGACAGCCTGTTGATTACCCTATCTGAGGCCGAGCGTCTGGCTACAGATCAGCGCACAGTGCAGCAAGCTTTGGAAATTATCCGCCGTCGGATTGATGAGGTTGGAACGCGCGAACCGACCATTCAAAGGCAGGGTGCGGACCGCATTCTTATTCAGGTGCCGGGCATTGGATCAGCTGCCGAACTCAAAGACATTATTGGCACCACGGCCCTGTTGTCATTTAATCCGGTTGTTGGCCGGGCCGGTGATGCCAATGCCGCTGCAGGCGCTGGCAACGAGGTTTTGCCCGCCGTCGAAGAAGGCGGTGGCTTTTATGTCATCGAGAGCGCCTTTGTTGTAAGCGGCGAAGAGCTGACAGATGCGCAGCCGTCGTTTGACCAAAACGGCCGCCCGGCCGTGTCTTTCCGGTTTAATCCGTCAGGCGCGCGCAAATTTGGTGACTATACAGCTGAAAACATTGGCTCGCCCTTTGCCATCGTTCTTGATGGCGAGGTGATCAGCGCACCGGTGATCCAAAGCCATATTCCTGGTGGTTCCGGCATTATTACTGGCAGCTTCTCTGTCGAAGAAAGTACAAACCTCGCGGTTCTACTGCGCGCGGGTGCATTGCCTGCCGGGTTGGAGTTCTTGGAAGAACGGACCATCGGACCGGAGTTGGGACAAGATAGTATCGAGGCAGGTCGCATCGCTTGTATCGTGGCTTTTGCAGCGGTTTTGGTGTTCATGTTCCTTAGCTATGGCACCTTTGGCCTGTTCGCCAATATCGCTTTGATCATCAACGTCGGACTTATTTTTGGTCTTTTGTCCTTGGTGGGTGCAACGCTGACCTTGCCCGGTATCGCGGGCATTGTTCTGACGATTGGCATGGCGGTGGACGCCAATGTTCTGGTGTTTGAACGTATTCGTGAAGAAGTCAAAAATGGCAAAGGCGCTGCGCGCTCTATCGATCTTGGCTATGAAAAAGCGCTTAGCGCCATTATCGATGCCAACATCACGACGTTCCTGACCGCAGTGATCCTGTTTGCCATGGGCTCGGGGCCAGTGCGTGGGTTTGCCATCACGCTTGGCTTGGGCATTCTGACGTCGGTGTTCACGGCGATTTATGTCACCCGTTTGATCATTGTCATCTGGTTTGAACGCCGTCGACCCAAAAAGATAGAGGTATAG
- the yajC gene encoding preprotein translocase subunit YajC, translating to MEAFQQFIPLILIFAIMYFLLIRPQQKKAKEHTAMVAAVRRGDEVVTQGGLIGKVSKVKDGNEIEVELAEGIKVRVVQSTLAQVVSKTEPVKS from the coding sequence ATGGAAGCTTTCCAACAATTTATCCCGCTGATTTTGATCTTTGCGATTATGTATTTCTTGTTGATCCGTCCGCAGCAGAAAAAAGCTAAAGAGCATACGGCCATGGTGGCAGCTGTTCGCCGCGGTGACGAGGTGGTGACCCAAGGTGGCCTGATCGGCAAAGTGTCCAAAGTCAAAGACGGCAATGAAATCGAAGTGGAATTGGCTGAAGGCATTAAAGTGCGCGTCGTGCAATCTACTTTGGCGCAAGTCGTTTCAAAAACTGAACCGGTTAAATCTTAA
- a CDS encoding EAL domain-containing protein: MASVTEVNLNAGDILYHQGDPNDSAYIVESGVILLFSERDGERIDCERRTTGCILGETSILTNSPRAVSVEAVTPCRLYRLSAKSIWDDFEALDPLLLSCVETTIDFVGRYNDPVEQRSGEAPFAPSTLRNSAQIIEKFKFELDIEKGIDRKEFHMAYQPIVWLETGKIAGFEALMRWQHPSMGNVRPDRFIEVAEETGCIGKLTEFALLESCGALRRFNDLGETGLFASVNVSGQDIGKLGFVDFFKHVLDLNDLMPAQVKLEVTETALVPDSSCAADNLRLLSELGCGISIDDFGTGYSNLAYLKTLPLTALKIDRAFAGDAFANSVSRTIVRMLVGLGRELRVDVIAEGLETEDDVRTLLELGCDFAQGYYFYKPMSETELGEILGKKSHIPKVVA, encoded by the coding sequence TTGGCATCAGTCACTGAAGTCAACTTGAACGCCGGGGACATCCTGTATCATCAGGGTGATCCCAACGATTCCGCCTATATCGTGGAATCAGGGGTAATCTTGCTGTTCAGTGAAAGAGACGGTGAGCGCATCGATTGTGAAAGGCGCACAACCGGGTGTATTTTGGGGGAAACTTCGATTTTGACCAACAGTCCGCGTGCTGTTTCTGTAGAGGCGGTTACACCCTGTCGGCTATATCGGCTTTCCGCCAAAAGCATATGGGATGATTTTGAAGCCCTAGATCCGCTTTTGCTTTCTTGTGTGGAGACCACGATTGACTTTGTGGGACGGTACAATGACCCGGTTGAACAACGTTCCGGAGAAGCCCCATTTGCACCAAGCACGTTGAGAAACTCGGCTCAGATCATTGAAAAATTCAAATTTGAGCTGGATATCGAAAAGGGGATTGATCGGAAAGAATTCCATATGGCCTACCAGCCGATTGTGTGGCTTGAGACAGGTAAGATTGCTGGATTTGAGGCGTTGATGCGTTGGCAGCATCCAAGCATGGGCAATGTTAGACCCGACCGATTTATCGAGGTAGCGGAGGAAACTGGATGCATCGGAAAATTGACTGAGTTTGCCTTGCTAGAGTCCTGTGGTGCCTTGCGTCGCTTCAACGATCTGGGCGAAACGGGACTTTTTGCTTCGGTCAACGTGTCTGGGCAGGACATCGGGAAGCTTGGTTTTGTTGATTTCTTTAAACATGTCTTAGACTTGAATGATCTGATGCCCGCGCAGGTGAAACTTGAAGTGACGGAAACCGCACTGGTGCCTGACTCCAGCTGTGCAGCAGACAATCTAAGACTTTTGAGCGAGCTAGGCTGTGGTATTTCAATCGATGATTTTGGCACAGGCTATTCCAATCTTGCCTATCTCAAAACCTTGCCACTTACCGCCCTTAAGATTGATCGAGCCTTTGCGGGAGACGCTTTTGCCAACTCGGTTTCGCGCACGATTGTGCGCATGCTAGTTGGCCTAGGGCGGGAGTTGCGCGTGGATGTCATTGCCGAAGGCCTTGAGACCGAAGATGATGTCAGAACACTGCTTGAACTTGGGTGCGACTTTGCTCAAGGGTACTATTTTTACAAACCCATGTCAGAAACCGAGTTGGGCGAGATACTTGGCAAAAAAAGTCACATCCCGAAAGTCGTGGCGTAA
- the serS gene encoding serine--tRNA ligase, protein MHDIRAIRDNPAAFDAALSRRGDAPMSSALLEVDAERRAKITASETAQSDQKKASKLVGAAKAKGDDAEFERLRALVGQKKEEVAAMQNEAKDLDAKLTDMLARIPNLPAQDVPQGADETENVEISKWGKPATLDFTAKEHFEIASVAASMNFDVAAKISGARFVMLKGAVARIHRALSQFMLDKHVDENGLTEVNTPVLVRDQAMYGTDKLPKFAEDSYQTTNGWWLISTSEIPLTYSVAEEVVDEDALPMRMTAHSLCFRSEAGSAGRDTSGMLRQHQFEKVEMVSITHPDKSDEEQKRMLGCAEGILEALGIPYRTVILCTGDMGFGARRTFDIEAWLPGQNAYREISSVSTTGDFQARRMNARFRPAEGGKPEFVHTLNGSGLAVGRCLIAVLENGQQADGSVQLPEVLAPYLGGKTTLHTDGTLG, encoded by the coding sequence ATGCATGACATCCGTGCGATCCGCGATAATCCGGCCGCCTTTGATGCCGCCCTCTCTCGCCGTGGCGATGCGCCAATGTCCTCCGCTCTATTAGAGGTCGATGCAGAGCGCCGGGCAAAGATCACCGCGTCGGAAACCGCCCAGTCTGACCAAAAGAAAGCCAGCAAACTGGTCGGTGCCGCCAAAGCCAAAGGCGATGATGCTGAATTTGAACGCCTGCGTGCCTTGGTTGGGCAAAAGAAGGAAGAAGTCGCCGCTATGCAGAACGAGGCAAAAGACCTTGATGCAAAGTTGACCGACATGCTGGCACGCATTCCAAACTTGCCGGCCCAAGACGTGCCTCAGGGGGCTGACGAAACTGAAAATGTCGAAATCAGCAAATGGGGCAAACCTGCGACGCTGGATTTTACCGCAAAAGAGCATTTTGAAATCGCTTCTGTTGCTGCGTCGATGAACTTTGACGTTGCTGCAAAAATATCTGGCGCGCGGTTTGTCATGCTCAAAGGGGCTGTCGCGCGGATCCATCGGGCCTTGTCGCAATTCATGTTGGACAAGCATGTTGATGAAAACGGGCTGACCGAAGTGAACACACCCGTGTTGGTGCGTGACCAAGCCATGTATGGCACGGATAAGTTGCCAAAATTCGCCGAAGACAGTTATCAAACCACCAATGGTTGGTGGCTCATTTCCACCTCGGAAATTCCGTTGACATATTCGGTGGCCGAAGAGGTCGTCGACGAAGACGCCCTGCCAATGCGTATGACTGCGCATTCGCTTTGCTTCCGCTCCGAAGCTGGCTCTGCCGGACGCGACACATCTGGCATGCTGCGTCAGCACCAGTTTGAAAAAGTCGAAATGGTTTCGATCACACATCCTGACAAATCCGACGAAGAGCAAAAGCGCATGCTTGGCTGCGCCGAAGGCATTCTGGAGGCACTTGGCATCCCATACCGCACCGTCATTCTGTGCACCGGCGACATGGGATTTGGCGCGCGCCGCACTTTTGATATCGAAGCATGGTTGCCGGGGCAAAATGCCTATCGGGAAATCAGTTCGGTCTCGACCACAGGCGATTTTCAGGCCCGCCGCATGAACGCGCGTTTCCGCCCCGCAGAGGGTGGCAAGCCAGAGTTTGTGCACACGTTGAATGGATCAGGGCTGGCTGTTGGCCGCTGCCTGATCGCAGTTCTGGAAAACGGCCAGCAAGCCGACGGTTCGGTGCAGCTGCCAGAGGTTCTTGCGCCATATTTAGGCGGAAAAACCACCTTACACACCGATGGCACTCTGGGCTAA